The following are from one region of the Magallana gigas chromosome 4, xbMagGiga1.1, whole genome shotgun sequence genome:
- the LOC105321421 gene encoding sodium- and chloride-dependent glycine transporter 1 isoform X4 → MTEIKGTRNRGQNVSLSTSTIPSYGEFEPGPRQASSPLTPDSPKQFLNHVDRGVYVIKDLSEDPEPFLDRLPYRTPTRPKEIRLSPCDNNILTTSPDNGRLTTPVQEQGQPESPHVFLSPVDKGIFVINSTFDSSQTSLSNNNNDANNDKKKNHAEKDKNSKKYITNQNETPSAERKPPDRRQIYGVDENKERGNWTGRLDFLLSMLGYCVGLGNIWRFPYLCYRNGGGAFLLPFIIMMLLIGIPLFYLEAALGQFCSRGPTTCWEFAPLFKGLGIAMIIMSGLTSIYYNVLITWSVLYFFSSFTSDLPWSNCDNKWNTKDCTLKLPKVTCFGTEQKFANGTCYSNHVFKGIWNDAIFKNVTGRRRVSPTEEYWNNKFLSISSGIDDLGVPKYELALGLLFAWILCFLCLLKGIKTTGKVVYVTAIFPYIVLFILFFRGITLEGAGQGIYYYIVPNFERLLDAKVWRDAAVQIFYSMGPGWGGLIALASYNRFHNNVFRDSLVVSLGDCVTSIFGGFVIFSFLGHMASQMNVEVKDVVTNGAGLAFVVYPEAIQSLPLPTLWSILFFLMLITLGIDSQFAMLESVLTGIVDYFPGLRSKKTLVMLAISIVFYILGLPMTTPGGMYILQLMDHYVASWSLLIVGLTEVLVISYVYGINRYLKDLEIMLGRPPFLCWKICWMFVSPIIICIILLFAWVDYSPIQYGSYSYPEWAEALGWLMSFFSIIFIPIVMLYKINKEDEGKNAWEKVKLLCTPSREWGPALVRHRELVDYVDGFVADPLVESGSHQYVNYGYDASMGSHTTTDVSRQSWASGYTQNSHVSYESAV, encoded by the exons ATGACAGAAATAAAG GGTACGAGGAACAGGGGTCAGAACGTGAGCCTATCCACATCCACTATTCCGTCCTACGGTGAATTCGAGCCCGGCCCCCGACAGGCGAGCTCCCCACTGACTCCAGACTCACCCAAACAGTTCCTGAACCACGTGGATCGAGGGGTGTACGTCATAAAAGACCTCTCCGAGGATCCTGAG cCTTTTCTTGACCGACTGCCATATAGAACTCCAACTCGACCTAAAGAAATCAGACTTTCTCCCTGTGATAACAATATACTCACGACTTCACCTGACAATGGACGACTCACCACCCCCGTGCAGGAGCAGGGACAGCCGGAATCTCCCCACGTGTTCCTCAGTCCCGTAGATAAAGGCATCTTCGTCATCAACTCAACCTTCGACTCATCTCAG ACGTCCTTGTCGAACAATAACAACGATGCTAATAAcgacaaaaagaaaaatcatgCGGAAAAAGACAAAAACTCCAAAAAGTATATCACAAATCAAAATGAGACCCCCAGCGCGGAGAGGAAACCTCCAGACAGACGGCAAATTTACGGCGTTGACGAGAACAAGGAGCGTGGGAACTGGACCGGTCGGCTTGACTTCCTGTTGTCCATGCTGGGATACTGTGTGGGGCTGGGAAACATTTGGAGGTTCCCTTACTTGTGTTACCGTAACGGTGGAGGGGCGTTCCTGTTGCCATTTATAATCATGATGCTCCTGATAGGGATTCCTCTTTTTTATCTGGAGGCAGCTTTAGGACAGTTCTGTAGTCGTGGTCCTACCACTTGCTGGGAGTTCGCTCCCTTATTTAAAG GTTTGGGAATTGCAATGATAATCATGTCGGGACTTACCAGTATTTATTATAACGTGTTGATCACGTGGTCGGTGCTGTATTTCTTCTCTTCCTTTACGAGTGATCTCCCTTGGAGTAACTGTGATAACAAATGGAACACAAAAG ATTGTACTTTAAAGTTACCAAAAGTTACTTGTTTTGGAACTGAACAAAAATTTGCAAATGGAACTTGTTATTCAAACCACGTGTTCAAAGGAATCTGGAATGATGCCATTTTTAAAAACGTGACCGGAAGAAGACGAGTGTCGCCGACAGAGGAGTACTGGAA TAACAAGTTCCTGAGCATCAGTAGCGGCATTGACGACCTGGGGGTGCCGAAGTACGAGCTAGCCCTGGGGCTGCTGTTTGCCTGGATATTGTGCTTCCTGTGTCTCCTGAAGGGCATCAAAACCACGGGCAAG gttgtgtacgtgacGGCCATCTTCCCTTACATAGtgctgtttattttatttttccggGGGATCACCCTGGAGGGGGCGGGGCAGGGGATCTATTATTACATTGTGCCAAATTTTGAACGCCTCCTTGACGCAAAG GTTTGGCGTGACGCAGCCGTTCAGATATTTTACTCCATGGGGCCCGGGTGGGGCGGGCTTATAGCCCTGGCTAGCTACAATCGATTCCACAACAACGTGTTCAG GGATTCCCTAGTGGTGTCGTTGGGGGACTGCGTGACCAGTATCTTTGGGGGCTTCGTCATCTTCTCCTTCCTGGGTCACATGGCCAGTCAGATGAATGTGGAGGTCAAGGACGTGGTCACCAATG GGGCGGGACTGGCGTTCGTGGTATACCCTGAGGCCATCCAGAGTCTTCCCCTGCCCACCCTGTGGTCAATCCTTTTCTTCCTGATGCTCATCACCCTTGGCATAGATAGTCAG TTCGCCATGTTGGAGAGTGTTCTGACTGGAATCGTGGACTATTTCCCCGGGCTCCGCTCCAAGAAGACACTGGTTATGCTGGCGATCTCTATAGTGTTCTATATCCTAGGTCTTCCCATGACCACGCCG GGTGGCATGTACATCCTACAGCTGATGGACCACTACGTGGCCTCCTGGTCCCTCCTCATCGTGGGCCTGACGGAGGTCCTCGTCATCAGCTACGTCTACG GAATCAACCGGTATTTGAAGGATCTTGAAATCATGCTAGGTAGACCGCCATTTTTGTGCTGGAAGATTTGTTGGATGTTCGTTAGTCCCATCATTATATGC ATAATACTGTTGTTTGCTTGGGTCGACTACTCGCCCATCCAGTACGGCAGCTACTCCTACCCTGAGTGGGCGGAGGCCCTGGGCTGGCTCATGTCCTTCTTCTCCATCATCTTCATCCCCATCGTCATGCTGTACAAAATCAACAAGGAGGACGAGGGGAAGAACGCGTGGGAG AAAGTGAAACTACTGTGTACTCCGTCCCGGGAGTGGGGCCCCGCCCTGGTCCGTCACAGAGAGCTGGTGGATTACGTGGACGGGTTCGTGGCGGATCCCTTGGTGGAGAGTGGGAGCCACCAGTACGTCAACTACGGATATGACGCATCAATG GGAAGCCATACGACGACAGACGTATCCCGTCAATCCTGGGCTTCCGGTTATACCCAGAATTCCCACGTGTCATATGAATCCGCTGTTTGA
- the LOC105321421 gene encoding sodium- and chloride-dependent glycine transporter 1 isoform X3, producing the protein MTEIKQGTRNRGQNVSLSTSTIPSYGEFEPGPRQASSPLTPDSPKQFLNHVDRGVYVIKDLSEDPEPFLDRLPYRTPTRPKEIRLSPCDNNILTTSPDNGRLTTPVQEQGQPESPHVFLSPVDKGIFVINSTFDSSQTSLSNNNNDANNDKKKNHAEKDKNSKKYITNQNETPSAERKPPDRRQIYGVDENKERGNWTGRLDFLLSMLGYCVGLGNIWRFPYLCYRNGGGAFLLPFIIMMLLIGIPLFYLEAALGQFCSRGPTTCWEFAPLFKGLGIAMIIMSGLTSIYYNVLITWSVLYFFSSFTSDLPWSNCDNKWNTKDCTLKLPKVTCFGTEQKFANGTCYSNHVFKGIWNDAIFKNVTGRRRVSPTEEYWNNKFLSISSGIDDLGVPKYELALGLLFAWILCFLCLLKGIKTTGKVVYVTAIFPYIVLFILFFRGITLEGAGQGIYYYIVPNFERLLDAKVWRDAAVQIFYSMGPGWGGLIALASYNRFHNNVFRDSLVVSLGDCVTSIFGGFVIFSFLGHMASQMNVEVKDVVTNGAGLAFVVYPEAIQSLPLPTLWSILFFLMLITLGIDSQFAMLESVLTGIVDYFPGLRSKKTLVMLAISIVFYILGLPMTTPGGMYILQLMDHYVASWSLLIVGLTEVLVISYVYGINRYLKDLEIMLGRPPFLCWKICWMFVSPIIICIILLFAWVDYSPIQYGSYSYPEWAEALGWLMSFFSIIFIPIVMLYKINKEDEGKNAWEKVKLLCTPSREWGPALVRHRELVDYVDGFVADPLVESGSHQYVNYGYDASMGSHTTTDVSRQSWASGYTQNSHVSYESAV; encoded by the exons ATGACAGAAATAAAG CAGGGTACGAGGAACAGGGGTCAGAACGTGAGCCTATCCACATCCACTATTCCGTCCTACGGTGAATTCGAGCCCGGCCCCCGACAGGCGAGCTCCCCACTGACTCCAGACTCACCCAAACAGTTCCTGAACCACGTGGATCGAGGGGTGTACGTCATAAAAGACCTCTCCGAGGATCCTGAG cCTTTTCTTGACCGACTGCCATATAGAACTCCAACTCGACCTAAAGAAATCAGACTTTCTCCCTGTGATAACAATATACTCACGACTTCACCTGACAATGGACGACTCACCACCCCCGTGCAGGAGCAGGGACAGCCGGAATCTCCCCACGTGTTCCTCAGTCCCGTAGATAAAGGCATCTTCGTCATCAACTCAACCTTCGACTCATCTCAG ACGTCCTTGTCGAACAATAACAACGATGCTAATAAcgacaaaaagaaaaatcatgCGGAAAAAGACAAAAACTCCAAAAAGTATATCACAAATCAAAATGAGACCCCCAGCGCGGAGAGGAAACCTCCAGACAGACGGCAAATTTACGGCGTTGACGAGAACAAGGAGCGTGGGAACTGGACCGGTCGGCTTGACTTCCTGTTGTCCATGCTGGGATACTGTGTGGGGCTGGGAAACATTTGGAGGTTCCCTTACTTGTGTTACCGTAACGGTGGAGGGGCGTTCCTGTTGCCATTTATAATCATGATGCTCCTGATAGGGATTCCTCTTTTTTATCTGGAGGCAGCTTTAGGACAGTTCTGTAGTCGTGGTCCTACCACTTGCTGGGAGTTCGCTCCCTTATTTAAAG GTTTGGGAATTGCAATGATAATCATGTCGGGACTTACCAGTATTTATTATAACGTGTTGATCACGTGGTCGGTGCTGTATTTCTTCTCTTCCTTTACGAGTGATCTCCCTTGGAGTAACTGTGATAACAAATGGAACACAAAAG ATTGTACTTTAAAGTTACCAAAAGTTACTTGTTTTGGAACTGAACAAAAATTTGCAAATGGAACTTGTTATTCAAACCACGTGTTCAAAGGAATCTGGAATGATGCCATTTTTAAAAACGTGACCGGAAGAAGACGAGTGTCGCCGACAGAGGAGTACTGGAA TAACAAGTTCCTGAGCATCAGTAGCGGCATTGACGACCTGGGGGTGCCGAAGTACGAGCTAGCCCTGGGGCTGCTGTTTGCCTGGATATTGTGCTTCCTGTGTCTCCTGAAGGGCATCAAAACCACGGGCAAG gttgtgtacgtgacGGCCATCTTCCCTTACATAGtgctgtttattttatttttccggGGGATCACCCTGGAGGGGGCGGGGCAGGGGATCTATTATTACATTGTGCCAAATTTTGAACGCCTCCTTGACGCAAAG GTTTGGCGTGACGCAGCCGTTCAGATATTTTACTCCATGGGGCCCGGGTGGGGCGGGCTTATAGCCCTGGCTAGCTACAATCGATTCCACAACAACGTGTTCAG GGATTCCCTAGTGGTGTCGTTGGGGGACTGCGTGACCAGTATCTTTGGGGGCTTCGTCATCTTCTCCTTCCTGGGTCACATGGCCAGTCAGATGAATGTGGAGGTCAAGGACGTGGTCACCAATG GGGCGGGACTGGCGTTCGTGGTATACCCTGAGGCCATCCAGAGTCTTCCCCTGCCCACCCTGTGGTCAATCCTTTTCTTCCTGATGCTCATCACCCTTGGCATAGATAGTCAG TTCGCCATGTTGGAGAGTGTTCTGACTGGAATCGTGGACTATTTCCCCGGGCTCCGCTCCAAGAAGACACTGGTTATGCTGGCGATCTCTATAGTGTTCTATATCCTAGGTCTTCCCATGACCACGCCG GGTGGCATGTACATCCTACAGCTGATGGACCACTACGTGGCCTCCTGGTCCCTCCTCATCGTGGGCCTGACGGAGGTCCTCGTCATCAGCTACGTCTACG GAATCAACCGGTATTTGAAGGATCTTGAAATCATGCTAGGTAGACCGCCATTTTTGTGCTGGAAGATTTGTTGGATGTTCGTTAGTCCCATCATTATATGC ATAATACTGTTGTTTGCTTGGGTCGACTACTCGCCCATCCAGTACGGCAGCTACTCCTACCCTGAGTGGGCGGAGGCCCTGGGCTGGCTCATGTCCTTCTTCTCCATCATCTTCATCCCCATCGTCATGCTGTACAAAATCAACAAGGAGGACGAGGGGAAGAACGCGTGGGAG AAAGTGAAACTACTGTGTACTCCGTCCCGGGAGTGGGGCCCCGCCCTGGTCCGTCACAGAGAGCTGGTGGATTACGTGGACGGGTTCGTGGCGGATCCCTTGGTGGAGAGTGGGAGCCACCAGTACGTCAACTACGGATATGACGCATCAATG GGAAGCCATACGACGACAGACGTATCCCGTCAATCCTGGGCTTCCGGTTATACCCAGAATTCCCACGTGTCATATGAATCCGCTGTTTGA
- the LOC105321421 gene encoding sodium- and chloride-dependent glycine transporter 1 isoform X2 has translation MTWWDLCISSGVAPQGTRNRGQNVSLSTSTIPSYGEFEPGPRQASSPLTPDSPKQFLNHVDRGVYVIKDLSEDPEPFLDRLPYRTPTRPKEIRLSPCDNNILTTSPDNGRLTTPVQEQGQPESPHVFLSPVDKGIFVINSTFDSSQTSLSNNNNDANNDKKKNHAEKDKNSKKYITNQNETPSAERKPPDRRQIYGVDENKERGNWTGRLDFLLSMLGYCVGLGNIWRFPYLCYRNGGGAFLLPFIIMMLLIGIPLFYLEAALGQFCSRGPTTCWEFAPLFKGLGIAMIIMSGLTSIYYNVLITWSVLYFFSSFTSDLPWSNCDNKWNTKDCTLKLPKVTCFGTEQKFANGTCYSNHVFKGIWNDAIFKNVTGRRRVSPTEEYWNNKFLSISSGIDDLGVPKYELALGLLFAWILCFLCLLKGIKTTGKVVYVTAIFPYIVLFILFFRGITLEGAGQGIYYYIVPNFERLLDAKVWRDAAVQIFYSMGPGWGGLIALASYNRFHNNVFRDSLVVSLGDCVTSIFGGFVIFSFLGHMASQMNVEVKDVVTNGAGLAFVVYPEAIQSLPLPTLWSILFFLMLITLGIDSQFAMLESVLTGIVDYFPGLRSKKTLVMLAISIVFYILGLPMTTPGGMYILQLMDHYVASWSLLIVGLTEVLVISYVYGINRYLKDLEIMLGRPPFLCWKICWMFVSPIIICIILLFAWVDYSPIQYGSYSYPEWAEALGWLMSFFSIIFIPIVMLYKINKEDEGKNAWEKVKLLCTPSREWGPALVRHRELVDYVDGFVADPLVESGSHQYVNYGYDASMGSHTTTDVSRQSWASGYTQNSHVSYESAV, from the exons ATGACTTGGTGGGATTTGTGTATATCATCAGGTGTAGCTCCACAG GGTACGAGGAACAGGGGTCAGAACGTGAGCCTATCCACATCCACTATTCCGTCCTACGGTGAATTCGAGCCCGGCCCCCGACAGGCGAGCTCCCCACTGACTCCAGACTCACCCAAACAGTTCCTGAACCACGTGGATCGAGGGGTGTACGTCATAAAAGACCTCTCCGAGGATCCTGAG cCTTTTCTTGACCGACTGCCATATAGAACTCCAACTCGACCTAAAGAAATCAGACTTTCTCCCTGTGATAACAATATACTCACGACTTCACCTGACAATGGACGACTCACCACCCCCGTGCAGGAGCAGGGACAGCCGGAATCTCCCCACGTGTTCCTCAGTCCCGTAGATAAAGGCATCTTCGTCATCAACTCAACCTTCGACTCATCTCAG ACGTCCTTGTCGAACAATAACAACGATGCTAATAAcgacaaaaagaaaaatcatgCGGAAAAAGACAAAAACTCCAAAAAGTATATCACAAATCAAAATGAGACCCCCAGCGCGGAGAGGAAACCTCCAGACAGACGGCAAATTTACGGCGTTGACGAGAACAAGGAGCGTGGGAACTGGACCGGTCGGCTTGACTTCCTGTTGTCCATGCTGGGATACTGTGTGGGGCTGGGAAACATTTGGAGGTTCCCTTACTTGTGTTACCGTAACGGTGGAGGGGCGTTCCTGTTGCCATTTATAATCATGATGCTCCTGATAGGGATTCCTCTTTTTTATCTGGAGGCAGCTTTAGGACAGTTCTGTAGTCGTGGTCCTACCACTTGCTGGGAGTTCGCTCCCTTATTTAAAG GTTTGGGAATTGCAATGATAATCATGTCGGGACTTACCAGTATTTATTATAACGTGTTGATCACGTGGTCGGTGCTGTATTTCTTCTCTTCCTTTACGAGTGATCTCCCTTGGAGTAACTGTGATAACAAATGGAACACAAAAG ATTGTACTTTAAAGTTACCAAAAGTTACTTGTTTTGGAACTGAACAAAAATTTGCAAATGGAACTTGTTATTCAAACCACGTGTTCAAAGGAATCTGGAATGATGCCATTTTTAAAAACGTGACCGGAAGAAGACGAGTGTCGCCGACAGAGGAGTACTGGAA TAACAAGTTCCTGAGCATCAGTAGCGGCATTGACGACCTGGGGGTGCCGAAGTACGAGCTAGCCCTGGGGCTGCTGTTTGCCTGGATATTGTGCTTCCTGTGTCTCCTGAAGGGCATCAAAACCACGGGCAAG gttgtgtacgtgacGGCCATCTTCCCTTACATAGtgctgtttattttatttttccggGGGATCACCCTGGAGGGGGCGGGGCAGGGGATCTATTATTACATTGTGCCAAATTTTGAACGCCTCCTTGACGCAAAG GTTTGGCGTGACGCAGCCGTTCAGATATTTTACTCCATGGGGCCCGGGTGGGGCGGGCTTATAGCCCTGGCTAGCTACAATCGATTCCACAACAACGTGTTCAG GGATTCCCTAGTGGTGTCGTTGGGGGACTGCGTGACCAGTATCTTTGGGGGCTTCGTCATCTTCTCCTTCCTGGGTCACATGGCCAGTCAGATGAATGTGGAGGTCAAGGACGTGGTCACCAATG GGGCGGGACTGGCGTTCGTGGTATACCCTGAGGCCATCCAGAGTCTTCCCCTGCCCACCCTGTGGTCAATCCTTTTCTTCCTGATGCTCATCACCCTTGGCATAGATAGTCAG TTCGCCATGTTGGAGAGTGTTCTGACTGGAATCGTGGACTATTTCCCCGGGCTCCGCTCCAAGAAGACACTGGTTATGCTGGCGATCTCTATAGTGTTCTATATCCTAGGTCTTCCCATGACCACGCCG GGTGGCATGTACATCCTACAGCTGATGGACCACTACGTGGCCTCCTGGTCCCTCCTCATCGTGGGCCTGACGGAGGTCCTCGTCATCAGCTACGTCTACG GAATCAACCGGTATTTGAAGGATCTTGAAATCATGCTAGGTAGACCGCCATTTTTGTGCTGGAAGATTTGTTGGATGTTCGTTAGTCCCATCATTATATGC ATAATACTGTTGTTTGCTTGGGTCGACTACTCGCCCATCCAGTACGGCAGCTACTCCTACCCTGAGTGGGCGGAGGCCCTGGGCTGGCTCATGTCCTTCTTCTCCATCATCTTCATCCCCATCGTCATGCTGTACAAAATCAACAAGGAGGACGAGGGGAAGAACGCGTGGGAG AAAGTGAAACTACTGTGTACTCCGTCCCGGGAGTGGGGCCCCGCCCTGGTCCGTCACAGAGAGCTGGTGGATTACGTGGACGGGTTCGTGGCGGATCCCTTGGTGGAGAGTGGGAGCCACCAGTACGTCAACTACGGATATGACGCATCAATG GGAAGCCATACGACGACAGACGTATCCCGTCAATCCTGGGCTTCCGGTTATACCCAGAATTCCCACGTGTCATATGAATCCGCTGTTTGA
- the LOC105321421 gene encoding sodium- and chloride-dependent glycine transporter 1 isoform X1 yields the protein MTWWDLCISSGVAPQQGTRNRGQNVSLSTSTIPSYGEFEPGPRQASSPLTPDSPKQFLNHVDRGVYVIKDLSEDPEPFLDRLPYRTPTRPKEIRLSPCDNNILTTSPDNGRLTTPVQEQGQPESPHVFLSPVDKGIFVINSTFDSSQTSLSNNNNDANNDKKKNHAEKDKNSKKYITNQNETPSAERKPPDRRQIYGVDENKERGNWTGRLDFLLSMLGYCVGLGNIWRFPYLCYRNGGGAFLLPFIIMMLLIGIPLFYLEAALGQFCSRGPTTCWEFAPLFKGLGIAMIIMSGLTSIYYNVLITWSVLYFFSSFTSDLPWSNCDNKWNTKDCTLKLPKVTCFGTEQKFANGTCYSNHVFKGIWNDAIFKNVTGRRRVSPTEEYWNNKFLSISSGIDDLGVPKYELALGLLFAWILCFLCLLKGIKTTGKVVYVTAIFPYIVLFILFFRGITLEGAGQGIYYYIVPNFERLLDAKVWRDAAVQIFYSMGPGWGGLIALASYNRFHNNVFRDSLVVSLGDCVTSIFGGFVIFSFLGHMASQMNVEVKDVVTNGAGLAFVVYPEAIQSLPLPTLWSILFFLMLITLGIDSQFAMLESVLTGIVDYFPGLRSKKTLVMLAISIVFYILGLPMTTPGGMYILQLMDHYVASWSLLIVGLTEVLVISYVYGINRYLKDLEIMLGRPPFLCWKICWMFVSPIIICIILLFAWVDYSPIQYGSYSYPEWAEALGWLMSFFSIIFIPIVMLYKINKEDEGKNAWEKVKLLCTPSREWGPALVRHRELVDYVDGFVADPLVESGSHQYVNYGYDASMGSHTTTDVSRQSWASGYTQNSHVSYESAV from the exons ATGACTTGGTGGGATTTGTGTATATCATCAGGTGTAGCTCCACAG CAGGGTACGAGGAACAGGGGTCAGAACGTGAGCCTATCCACATCCACTATTCCGTCCTACGGTGAATTCGAGCCCGGCCCCCGACAGGCGAGCTCCCCACTGACTCCAGACTCACCCAAACAGTTCCTGAACCACGTGGATCGAGGGGTGTACGTCATAAAAGACCTCTCCGAGGATCCTGAG cCTTTTCTTGACCGACTGCCATATAGAACTCCAACTCGACCTAAAGAAATCAGACTTTCTCCCTGTGATAACAATATACTCACGACTTCACCTGACAATGGACGACTCACCACCCCCGTGCAGGAGCAGGGACAGCCGGAATCTCCCCACGTGTTCCTCAGTCCCGTAGATAAAGGCATCTTCGTCATCAACTCAACCTTCGACTCATCTCAG ACGTCCTTGTCGAACAATAACAACGATGCTAATAAcgacaaaaagaaaaatcatgCGGAAAAAGACAAAAACTCCAAAAAGTATATCACAAATCAAAATGAGACCCCCAGCGCGGAGAGGAAACCTCCAGACAGACGGCAAATTTACGGCGTTGACGAGAACAAGGAGCGTGGGAACTGGACCGGTCGGCTTGACTTCCTGTTGTCCATGCTGGGATACTGTGTGGGGCTGGGAAACATTTGGAGGTTCCCTTACTTGTGTTACCGTAACGGTGGAGGGGCGTTCCTGTTGCCATTTATAATCATGATGCTCCTGATAGGGATTCCTCTTTTTTATCTGGAGGCAGCTTTAGGACAGTTCTGTAGTCGTGGTCCTACCACTTGCTGGGAGTTCGCTCCCTTATTTAAAG GTTTGGGAATTGCAATGATAATCATGTCGGGACTTACCAGTATTTATTATAACGTGTTGATCACGTGGTCGGTGCTGTATTTCTTCTCTTCCTTTACGAGTGATCTCCCTTGGAGTAACTGTGATAACAAATGGAACACAAAAG ATTGTACTTTAAAGTTACCAAAAGTTACTTGTTTTGGAACTGAACAAAAATTTGCAAATGGAACTTGTTATTCAAACCACGTGTTCAAAGGAATCTGGAATGATGCCATTTTTAAAAACGTGACCGGAAGAAGACGAGTGTCGCCGACAGAGGAGTACTGGAA TAACAAGTTCCTGAGCATCAGTAGCGGCATTGACGACCTGGGGGTGCCGAAGTACGAGCTAGCCCTGGGGCTGCTGTTTGCCTGGATATTGTGCTTCCTGTGTCTCCTGAAGGGCATCAAAACCACGGGCAAG gttgtgtacgtgacGGCCATCTTCCCTTACATAGtgctgtttattttatttttccggGGGATCACCCTGGAGGGGGCGGGGCAGGGGATCTATTATTACATTGTGCCAAATTTTGAACGCCTCCTTGACGCAAAG GTTTGGCGTGACGCAGCCGTTCAGATATTTTACTCCATGGGGCCCGGGTGGGGCGGGCTTATAGCCCTGGCTAGCTACAATCGATTCCACAACAACGTGTTCAG GGATTCCCTAGTGGTGTCGTTGGGGGACTGCGTGACCAGTATCTTTGGGGGCTTCGTCATCTTCTCCTTCCTGGGTCACATGGCCAGTCAGATGAATGTGGAGGTCAAGGACGTGGTCACCAATG GGGCGGGACTGGCGTTCGTGGTATACCCTGAGGCCATCCAGAGTCTTCCCCTGCCCACCCTGTGGTCAATCCTTTTCTTCCTGATGCTCATCACCCTTGGCATAGATAGTCAG TTCGCCATGTTGGAGAGTGTTCTGACTGGAATCGTGGACTATTTCCCCGGGCTCCGCTCCAAGAAGACACTGGTTATGCTGGCGATCTCTATAGTGTTCTATATCCTAGGTCTTCCCATGACCACGCCG GGTGGCATGTACATCCTACAGCTGATGGACCACTACGTGGCCTCCTGGTCCCTCCTCATCGTGGGCCTGACGGAGGTCCTCGTCATCAGCTACGTCTACG GAATCAACCGGTATTTGAAGGATCTTGAAATCATGCTAGGTAGACCGCCATTTTTGTGCTGGAAGATTTGTTGGATGTTCGTTAGTCCCATCATTATATGC ATAATACTGTTGTTTGCTTGGGTCGACTACTCGCCCATCCAGTACGGCAGCTACTCCTACCCTGAGTGGGCGGAGGCCCTGGGCTGGCTCATGTCCTTCTTCTCCATCATCTTCATCCCCATCGTCATGCTGTACAAAATCAACAAGGAGGACGAGGGGAAGAACGCGTGGGAG AAAGTGAAACTACTGTGTACTCCGTCCCGGGAGTGGGGCCCCGCCCTGGTCCGTCACAGAGAGCTGGTGGATTACGTGGACGGGTTCGTGGCGGATCCCTTGGTGGAGAGTGGGAGCCACCAGTACGTCAACTACGGATATGACGCATCAATG GGAAGCCATACGACGACAGACGTATCCCGTCAATCCTGGGCTTCCGGTTATACCCAGAATTCCCACGTGTCATATGAATCCGCTGTTTGA